A region from the Lentisphaera profundi genome encodes:
- a CDS encoding BNR-4 repeat-containing protein: MKQKIIISTLAFTLLLLLNSCTNKSYTPISYSSGIISPWDTQQVELEKEVKMPVEYPQVFSRESSLFGYNPRFMPASVTFTKANRPVMRFGLEGELGEYHTPLGQRSYKEKNFIQYLGNDGRWYTTESHVEAVREYLKLKASQKLEIHTGNRSYQRVEFDLDGHAYTMIKCLANKKSYMFLLYSADEMKSWQVIEPAEHGDWRIESYQTHNLSAKPPVLVAPARSKSEILLLIPQKKNGKISLTHSVKIPVGKQIGLHGTMAGAGNSSISLEGKTYITYYSTIAHATIAGTPQYIVSYDHKSGKIEGPVFLGVGGHRVDGHNSPVILADSKAHIHVLLGTHWHSMVHCVSKNPADISSWQEAVYVAGNGDNSWSRNGITYPGFTIDKDDTLHLVVRGRNSHWVKSDVGSERIMQGYPEHLDYALVYLRKKKNGLWEKRKDLVRPSHMAYSNWYHKISIDRHGMPYLTYMYYAHNLTKMEKEQYISKWGGTGENDAVSAHDPVLIRTSDCGDSWSIVRTPELFESMDKNH; encoded by the coding sequence ATGAAACAAAAAATTATTATATCGACTTTAGCTTTCACCTTATTATTGCTGCTGAATTCTTGTACAAATAAATCTTATACTCCGATTTCTTATTCCTCAGGAATTATATCTCCCTGGGATACACAACAAGTTGAGCTAGAAAAGGAAGTGAAGATGCCAGTGGAGTATCCACAAGTCTTTAGTCGCGAAAGCTCTTTATTCGGCTACAATCCGCGATTTATGCCTGCGTCGGTGACTTTCACTAAAGCCAATCGGCCAGTAATGCGTTTTGGCTTAGAAGGCGAACTAGGTGAATATCATACACCGCTTGGTCAACGTTCCTATAAAGAAAAAAACTTCATTCAATACCTAGGCAATGATGGTCGCTGGTATACCACTGAATCTCATGTGGAGGCAGTGAGAGAATACCTGAAGCTTAAAGCATCACAAAAACTCGAGATTCATACTGGGAATAGATCCTATCAGCGTGTGGAATTTGATCTTGATGGTCATGCTTATACCATGATAAAATGCCTTGCGAATAAAAAATCCTACATGTTCTTACTCTATTCAGCTGATGAAATGAAGAGCTGGCAAGTTATAGAACCTGCTGAGCATGGTGATTGGAGAATAGAATCCTATCAGACCCATAATCTTAGCGCCAAGCCTCCTGTATTAGTGGCGCCAGCGCGCTCCAAGAGTGAGATTCTCCTTCTTATTCCCCAAAAGAAAAATGGTAAGATTTCCCTTACTCATAGCGTGAAAATACCTGTAGGAAAGCAGATTGGCTTGCATGGAACCATGGCTGGTGCAGGCAATAGTTCGATTAGCCTTGAGGGTAAAACATATATCACTTATTACTCGACGATCGCTCATGCTACGATAGCAGGAACACCACAATATATTGTTAGTTACGATCATAAAAGCGGCAAAATTGAAGGCCCCGTATTTCTAGGCGTTGGCGGACATCGAGTAGATGGTCATAATAGTCCAGTAATCCTAGCGGATTCCAAAGCTCATATTCATGTGCTGCTAGGCACTCATTGGCATTCAATGGTTCACTGTGTATCAAAAAATCCGGCTGATATCTCATCGTGGCAAGAAGCGGTATATGTTGCCGGAAATGGGGATAACTCTTGGAGTCGCAATGGGATTACTTATCCAGGTTTCACTATTGATAAAGATGATACCCTTCACTTAGTTGTACGTGGGCGAAATAGTCACTGGGTAAAAAGTGATGTTGGATCTGAACGAATCATGCAAGGCTATCCAGAGCATTTAGATTACGCCTTGGTTTACCTCAGGAAAAAGAAAAATGGCCTGTGGGAAAAACGCAAAGATCTAGTACGTCCTTCACATATGGCTTACAGTAATTGGTATCATAAAATCTCTATTGATAGGCACGGCATGCCTTATCTAACTTATATGTATTATGCTCATAATTTGACCAAAATGGAAAAGGAGCAATACATATCCAAGTGGGGCGGCACAGGTGAGAATGATGCCGTTTCAGCTCATGATCCCGTACTAATACGCACAAGTGATTGTGGTGACTCGTGGTCAATTGTAAGGACCCCAGAACTTTTCGAAAGTATGGATAAGAATCACTAA
- a CDS encoding DUF1552 domain-containing protein, with product MNRRTLLKGIGGAFMTLPWLELNASVMQKNNQRLAWIFMPNGYIPDRFKPTEDGKDYTLPTCLEPLKDLRSQFSIYSGLALQGNKGGGHKNCASLLTDGTRSRDEIALQAGFSENSEDIISADQLAARYLGANSFIDSMHFSSTSNVSNRSPDSVGDHPEYFKYISWKSSKEYIVQDRDPYMAFKRLYGSTSASRVSENQMKSVLDLTRSDLKRLVKYAGREDRSRLDQYFTSIRTLEKRMEKMNKDSGYSKTIPADYRKPEEDFAMGLGQSWRNTNYFDELQQMYCDLFVLAFQTRRTNVITYMFAQEATRQSYSFLESGIHHHHGASHYGTSAKHTDSFTKIIQYQVGLYAQILERLSNIKEGDKSILDNSQIMLTACIGDGQNHKGYDLPCIIAGKGGGKHKTGLHLKSNIAERKPLSSAHLAMLQAAGINAPSFGYANEALF from the coding sequence ATGAATAGACGTACATTATTAAAGGGAATTGGTGGAGCTTTTATGACTCTGCCTTGGTTAGAGCTCAATGCCTCAGTCATGCAAAAAAATAATCAACGTCTCGCTTGGATATTCATGCCCAATGGTTATATCCCGGATCGTTTCAAGCCCACAGAAGATGGCAAAGATTACACTCTTCCCACGTGTTTAGAGCCCCTAAAAGATTTACGCAGTCAATTTTCTATTTACTCAGGTTTGGCGCTTCAAGGGAATAAAGGTGGTGGTCATAAAAATTGCGCCTCCCTATTAACAGATGGAACCCGCTCACGAGATGAGATTGCCCTACAAGCTGGTTTTAGCGAAAATTCCGAAGACATAATTTCAGCCGACCAACTCGCCGCTCGCTACCTCGGCGCCAATAGTTTTATTGACTCCATGCACTTTAGTAGTACCTCAAACGTCTCAAATCGTAGTCCTGATTCTGTCGGTGATCACCCAGAATACTTTAAGTATATATCTTGGAAATCTTCGAAAGAATATATTGTTCAAGACCGTGATCCCTACATGGCATTTAAAAGACTCTATGGAAGTACGAGTGCTTCTCGAGTTAGTGAAAATCAAATGAAGAGTGTTTTGGATCTCACTCGATCCGATTTAAAACGCTTGGTGAAATATGCTGGGCGCGAAGACCGCAGTCGGCTCGATCAATATTTTACTTCCATTCGAACACTAGAGAAGCGAATGGAAAAAATGAATAAGGATTCAGGCTATAGCAAAACTATTCCCGCAGATTACAGAAAACCCGAAGAAGACTTTGCCATGGGCTTAGGACAAAGCTGGCGTAATACAAACTACTTTGATGAACTCCAGCAGATGTATTGCGACCTCTTCGTCCTCGCCTTTCAAACACGACGAACCAATGTCATTACATATATGTTTGCTCAGGAAGCCACCAGACAAAGCTATAGTTTTCTTGAATCGGGAATTCACCATCATCATGGTGCATCTCATTATGGCACATCAGCCAAACATACCGATTCCTTTACAAAAATCATCCAGTATCAAGTCGGTCTCTACGCACAAATCCTTGAGCGTTTAAGTAATATCAAAGAGGGTGATAAATCCATCCTCGATAATAGTCAAATAATGCTCACTGCCTGTATCGGTGATGGACAAAACCACAAAGGCTATGATCTCCCCTGTATCATTGCCGGTAAAGGTGGAGGCAAACATAAAACAGGCCTTCACCTCAAGTCGAATATTGCTGAACGTAAACCATTGAGTTCTGCACATCTTGCCATGCTGCAAGCGGCGGGAATTAATGCACCTAGTTTTGGCTATGCAAACGAAGCACTTTTTTGA